taaCAATTGATCTAttaggaaatattgaaaattaaactaTTGAAAACGTGAATAGAAGCCTCATATGAACAAATAAGGTGCATCTGGTGCATTTACCTGAAGGCCAGACAAAACATCCTTTAAGCGTGAGTTTAAGTTGAAGCAGAGTTAGTGTTCTTGCTTGCAGTCTGTTTAGATGTTCATTTGCTCTACGTCTGTAGATAaattcaaaagatttttttattcCCAATAAtggagtaaaaaatatatatcaaaacgtGTTCAACGATCATATACCattagtttctttatttaaagtggCAACAGCTTGGGTCACAAAGTTCACTATCTCTTAATAAGAAGGTTTTTGTGCAATATCCTTTATTTGTATACTACTTTTTACCATTTGAATACCAATTCTCCCATTCATCACGAAGGCCAGTAATTGATACATCTAACGGCTGCAAGTAAGATGTTGCTTTATGAGTTTGAGAATTGTATTCCTACATTTGAACACTCCTAGGAGCTTTGTTTTCTTGTGCACTAAGTATTCATCCATGAATAGCACTGACTTCTGAGCATGGAATAGTTGTGCTGTTCTTTGCCCAAACACTTTGTCAGCCCACAGCGGCATGAGTTCATATGTGATTGATCCGCTGTTGGAGACTGTTAAGTAAATATCCTTTGGGACCTTGATTTTAGGCACGTTTTTCAATCCTTCAAGGATAATCATTGTTTTCAACACCTTTCCTGCAGCATTAACACGAAACACAGGAGTAAAACGAGCTTTGGTAGCACCATTGTGGCTAGCATCTACATTTTTATTGCCAACAAAGTCTATGGTTGTTGAACTCAACATGTCAACGTATGCAGGTTTTTCATCCATATTATAGATCTGATCAGTATTCTTATCTCTGTTAATACTGGAATCCTATCTAGATAGTCACTGGCGATTTGTGCCTTTTCTCCAAGTATTTATTGTCTGCTTGAGCAAAATGTGTAATCTTTCTCACATTCAGTTTATTCTGTTTCTTGAAATTGAAAATCCATTTATCAGAACATCTAAAGCTGTTCGTTTCAATTCCAAACCTTTTTTCCAATTCAAAAGTATATTCCCGCAAACGGCGATAATTCACAATTATATTGTTTGCACGCTGGACAACAATCCACTATAAGAGTTCAATCTCTTGGTCCCTATGTGCTGATCCTCTACCTCCTCCAATTGATCTGCGCCTCCTCTTGTCTAACACATGGATTAACTCAATTCTTTTTGGGCACCATTCTCTCAATCATTTTCTATCAATACCTATCGCTTGACGCAGCAGATAAATTCTTTCACTCGTTTAATAGCACTCAATTTTTCACTAATGGTATATAATCGTTGAACACGTTTTGATATGTTTCCTCGACTACATTATTGGGAATTAAAAATCCTTTGAATTTATCTACATACGTAGAGCAAATGAACGTCTAAACAGACTGCAAACAAGAACACTAACTCTGTTGTAACTCAAATAACGGGCCATCCAAATAAACGCCCATGGGTGATCTAACTGGATGGGCGGATTTTCGGAAATCCCcggtatatataaacacacaattgCATATGTATGAAATTATGGACTCTCGTCTCATAAATACGTATTTCTATTCCAGGCTTgtcattaaaacaatatttcaaatgctGCAAGACTAGATTAATGTAACggtgagtttttttgttttttttttatgagtttgtATGAAACTTTACATATAAAAGtagtataaatattttgtattcccAACTATGAAGCAAGCAATACCCTCAAGACTATCCCATTCAGCATTATGATATTATCACTTTTCATTCCATTTCCATACTTTCGCAATACGAAATGCTTACATTTACTTCTACCTCACAaagattgtttttaaaatatggaGACTTTGCTATTAATCCAggaaattttcaagaaatttcacAATCAAATTGCATAAGATATATCTTTACGAACTTTCCTTAGCTTCAGTGTTGTGGTGTATTTCCTGCATTATCATATTACTTAGGTATTGTTAAACAAAATcttaatgtattctttctttcttttgacaGAGACAACAGTAGCGACGTAATTCATTCAACGGATCATCCTCATATTATTTAGTAACACTTAATTATATGTTCATATTTGCTAATAGAAATAAAGTCTGAATATACCATGCACTAAATCAAATTTTGGATGTTGCAAATGTAATGAGACATAAATACTTCTAAATTATAGCTGgctctataaaatatatattcagcatGAGACATCATTTCTGTAATCTCCTTCACATCCTGCTGATAGCTTTTGGAAACCAAGTTATTCAGCTTTCATATTGTTCGGTGaaaaatattgaatgttatcCTTCGCTTTGTGATACAGAAAGTTTGCAAAGAAGATGTTCTTGTCATAAACATTGTTATCTATATAATGAATGTTGCTCAGACGTAATTAATGAAACAATAAGTGACCTTGGAACATCCTTAATGGATTATAGTTGCAGGAAAATTAGTgataataaaatagaaagttattttctatttgatcgCTGTCCAAGTGAACATTCAGTTACAGAACACGTTACCTATTGTGAAACACCGAATGAGAATGACCAATTATACAACATACCTGCTCTGGGAAAACGAACTAAAAGACTTTACAGGAATTTGTTCTGTGCTCTGTGCAACgaagaagaatacatattatGGACAGTTCACTATAAATGTAATCATCAGATGGATATAGATTTATCACACTTCCTTCACATATTGAGAAATAATCATTGTAATGTATCGATTGAAGCGCCACAGAACTTTCGCGAATATCAATATCCATGTACTGATTATATTTCAAGTTGTCCCACAAAATTTACCAATACATCTTTAGATTCTCCTTGTATGTTTGAACCAATGGCTATTGTGAGATCAAATGGGACTAGTTTTAGAAACATTCATTGCGCTATTTGTAATGGTATTGGTATTAATAATATTGAGTGCAACGTAACGATCTCTTTAAACGTGTCACATGGAAAGAAGGAGTATAGCCTAATAGCAATATTTAACTATAATCATAACACAGTTGAACTATTAAACGCAAATAATGAAAaagtatatttgaaagaattgcCGTACTGTTCACCTGGATTTCTTTACGACGAACTGAAGAATGAATGCCGACAAGTTGACTTTAGCTTCATCTTAAAGTGTACCCCCGAAAGATTAGACGATTCTGAGTATTCTTTCACTCTTGATGGATATATCTATCTGAATTCTTCAAGAACGCTGCTAAACCAGTCAGAATTCATTCGAGATCCCCAAGGCATAAGTATTTGTGCAGATATTTATAACATAGACGCGCCTATGGATCTTAAAATATACCTTCTATTTTCGGGAATATTGTCCTCCAGTGTAGCTCTAATCATCACTGTTACGGTCTATTTCTCTATACCGAAACTCCGTACATTACCAGGTAAACTAACTATTGGACTTTTATCTTCAATGTTTGTAACACAGGTTGTTTATTTCATCGAAATTGTTATGCAACGCCGATTGGTGTGCAACGTATTCgacatattctttcattatttcatgttAGCGACTGCTTTTTGGATGAATGTTATATCATTTGACGCTTCATACAAATTTTCAGGAATTATAAAGTTTCCAATTGCAGAAAAACAAGGGAAGAGATTTATCTTGTACTCCTTATATGCTTGGATGTCTCCACTTATATTTGTGATTGCAACATTGATATATTTGCAGATTATTTCTCCTAAAGATCCGGACGAATATTTTTGTTGGTATGATAGGAATGGACTTCTAACGTGGTTTGTTGGAGTTCCGCTGATAACAATTTTATCTATGAATATGTTGATTTTCAGCGTCACAGTCGTAGGTCTCTGTTTAGCTAGGAAAAACTCATCAAATCATCTTGGGGTACGTAAGGATGTAGGaattatgatttattttaaattaagccTTATAATGGGTTTAACATGGTATTTTATGCCTTTATTTGCCTTCGCCGAAATCTACGACGTTTACGATGTTAGCATAATTGTAAATGCTTTTATCGGTTTAATAATTAGTATTACACTCCTGTCAACGAAAGTCGTAAGACGCCATTTCAAACAATCATGCTCCAAATGTTGGTACAAAATGCATTGCTAATCATGAAATCATTTAATTTCATCGTATTACACTATACAAGTAATCAAAAAGATATAGTTAGGTGTTTAACTAAATCCTATAAGACACGAATTATCACACACTAGGTATAACTATAAACTCTTCAACTCTAATCACATTAATGTATGTTATTTCTCTCTAAAATATTGCTTCCCGAATTAAAAAATATAGTCCAAAACAAATTCCTGGAGGCGTCATTCATTATTCAATTTGTAACTGAAAAGATTTCACCCAATCTGTCCCACCGCCCATTGGATTGCTGCTTGTCCAATGAAGTAATATATCGATGATCGTAAGAATTCAAAACGACGTCAAGAATGAGTATACCAAAAATGAGAATATGATGCTAAATGTGAACGCTATCAAACTGTCGCTTCCATCAATGTTTTCACTCGTTAGATCAAGTCAAAGGGAAAATCcaaaatacatacaaatcaaaAGTAGTCATTGAGAAATCATAATTGGTCGTGTCAATTATTCAGATACTTCCTCCCCAGAAGGGAAAGAAAGTAGCAGCTGACCGACTCCCTGCAGCATGTTCTATCACGAAACAAATATTAACCGATAATTCTCATCGGTTGATTTCACAATTTACCTAAGGTCCTACGTGTTATCGTTTGAAAAATAGCCGATATATACGTCTCAGCATTTAGGAATATCCATGTAAAGTTGGATTGAAACATTGACTGTTTCTCATATATACGATATAGCAAGAGCTACCTTTCGCTTGTTAGTTTGTGGCACCTTCCTTTCCAGTATGTGGCACTGAGGAGGACATAACAACTCTGAAATGTATGATTCCATCAGCCTGGGTAGGTGAATCTTCGAACTTAATTGGTGCTTTTGCACCTATAGATGTATATAGTGAGAGACTTTCTTCATGACAAAATACCATGAACGGATTACAagttcgaatatatatatacacacacacacacatatatatatatatatatatatatataNNNNNNNNNNNNNNNNNNNNNNNNNNNNNNNNNNNNNNNNNNNNNNNNNNNNNNNNNNNNNNNNNNNNNNNNNNNNNNNNNNNNNNNNNNNNNNNNNNNNNNNNNNNNNNNNNNNNNNNNNNNNNNNNNNNNNNNNNNNNNNNNNNNNNNNNNNNNNNNNNNNNNNNNNNNNNNNNNNNNNNNNNNNNNNNNNNNNNNNNNNNNNNNNNNNNNNNNNNNNNNNNNNNNNNNNNNNNNNNNNNtatataaatttatttatttatttatttatttatattcatatatatacatatatattatttgtattttgtaatatCTTTTAATGTATTTGATGTACCTAATTTGTTTTTCCGCATTATTACTTCTATACCCgctcaacttgatccctcttaCAGCcattctttaccttgtggaatgatCCCTTGTAAAAACATCGGAATCTAAGTTTTAATCATTTCAACACTAATAACTGTCtttcatatgtgaatatgtggaTCTGGTCTATGaactatatagatataatataatatagtataatatcatatataatattatgtcgtcaagtatgaaatttgtagcaaaagaaagtttgctaatgttttataaatacaagaaatagttttattcatcaaagtatgcacccatattgtcattACAcatttgccatttcagcggtagcttgtccagcccggaactgttAAAGCCTTGGAATTTTGAGTCAATAAATTTTTAGAAAGCCTGTTTTACAGTATCGTCggaataaattttttttcctatcaaaaaattatccaaattctggaagaagtggtagtcagtggggtcAAGACCAGGTGAGTATCGTGGATGagggagaacttccaactccaactcctgtagtttcgccaatgtcatttttgcgatttGTAGTCtggtgttgtcttgcaataaaataggcgTGGATCTCTTGACTAGTCTAAGCTGTTTTTGCTTTGCTTCTGCATCATTCGGTCCAGTTgactgcagtatacttcggccgtgattcatgagccaggtttaatgaaatcataacggatcacacctgcgccagatcACTAAACACAcgccatcagcttcttttgatgaatctTTGCGTGATTGTCTAATTGAAGTATCATGTGATGATTCATTTGCTCTCCTTCTTTTCAATTTATCTGCTACCACCATTTTTCGAGCAATGGAGGATCACTTCCTTGAAGacattatgtcaagaaatatgACGTAATAATCTAAAATGACAATTACAAGTTAATAaggaaatgtcaataaaatattgtaatatcaATATCTTAGCAAATTTTAAGAAAAGTTACCTTGCAATCAGTTATCCTGTCCCCTTTCTCCACAGTAGTCGTACTTGCCCCAGGAAGGTCGTTACCTGGCCCCATTATTTAtcagtataaaagtataaaaaacatCTCTGGAACATACGTAATGTATGCTCCCAGTTTGAAGAAATTCATATGCAAACTTCAGACTTTATGCTGgtttacatagatacacacacacacacacacacacacacacacacacatacacacacaaacacatacacacaaacacaatctgtgttttatatatagagagatggttattatatattctattattttattatttctttataactATAATTTTCTTTCCAGTTTACCTTTTACTCTCTATTTTACCTTATCCTGTTAcattaccatattttattttatttttttatttcattctatcaTACTGTTTCTTACAATATTATTTGTATACTCAATATCTATCGGCTACCAATTTTTTAATGTCCGAATTCTTTTATCATAATCCAGAAAAAATGTGATGTATAAAAATTTAGACTATTTTCAAACcttccttgttttcattttcctgcatatatacatgaatgtgtgtggatgtgtgtgtgtgtgtgtgtgtgtgtgtgtgtgtgtgtgtgtgtgtgtgtgtgtgtgtgtgtgtgtgtgtttgtgtgtgtgtgtgtgtgtttgtgtctatctgtgtttgtgtgtgtttttcattgTGCGTACGgctctatttgtttttattaccCTCCTCGCGTAAGCAAAAGCAGAATATTGTCATTCGTCTTTGTCTGTTTCTGTATTTGCAACATTACTGGAAAACTGCGGAACggattttctatatattctacattttgtttatatattttttaaatcagtttcttaaattctttctaaattaaaatgtcttagatttacttctgtgctatttccacttccatatataaaaaaaatgtatttgtatagatCTTTAGtctttttccaaatatatatacatatatcagaaaaaaaagacTAAGAGATCAATGAAGTAGCTGTACGAAAAATTAATGTTCGCAGCTACTTCAACATGgatgtccgttcgaacggactctactgcgattttttaatcCCCAGAAGACATCTCATCTAGTTgattaacgatgcacagctgcatgcGATATATTGCGAACAGGGGAGCCAACCCCCATTGCATTCTTGCGACGGGAGCAGTAGACAAACCTGGTTTGCGTCTCTTCAATACTGGGCACCTCGTCTGTTAGAGACTACAGTAGCTCGCTtctacttgcaatatatatataaattcaagcgacacacagtcgctgattttgcaacaagcaaaattgctggttttaaatctctctaagagatcagcGCAGTAGTTGTATtaacaagtaatattcgtagccacttcaacatggctgtcatTTCGATGTAGCTGTGTCTCGTTAACCAATTAGAAGAGATGTACTCTCAGGTTAAAAAATCGTGGTAAAGTCATATAAAATCTCTTGTATTATATGTTCTATATCttatgtgtaataaataatgTAACGATATTATTCGGGCTACTGTTATTATTCACAAGAACATATTATGTCCATCATTCTAGGTCTGAAGATCATTCATTTGCCAATCGGGACGGTCACATCTTTATAATTCCTGGTTAAAATCTGCTACTATTTTTGAGCAACGTAATTTCAAAAGGTACATACATCCACAGTAATTCCGTTTCTCAAAGTTATTGCGTAGCAGTGGATCCGTGTCTGTGACACTACAATGAAACTAAGAAATGTTTAAGCAGTtgtgtttttaatgatttttttttattactaatgtAACTGTTTTAGTTTCAACGCACACTCTTCAATTAAGTTATTTGTCATGCAAGTATATTTCCGGACTAATAACTATATTCAGTCTAAAAATGGGAAAtcttatgtattatgtattatagacaatgtgattttttaatttttttcctcattAATAATTAGAGTTTCTGAAGAGCAAGTCTTTGAAGTAAGGTTGATGTTACTAGAATATGCAGTCCCTATGAATCTAAGGTTTGCGCATTGCTGCGTCGGCGCCCGTCAAAGCGCTCGAATTGCACCGCGTGCTTCGCACCAGATAATGAACCACCGCTCTGCGGTAGCCCGATCCTTTCTCCATCTGTCGTAGGGGCCAATACACGTAGATCAATTACTGCATGAAAGTTATGGAACGGAAAGCAGTTACAAAGTATTAGCAAAATGCATCTTTAatggtaaaaacaaaataacaaaataaataaaatcaaaagtatgtaattcaaaatgtttGATGGATCTCTTTTAAAGACGAACGCTATGAGAATGAGTGATATGACCGGAAAGACTCAGTCAAATAACCCTACTGTTTATGCGCTAAGatcatctcctctctctctctctccctcaattcctttctctctctctcactccatttctctctctctctctctctctctctctctctccctttctctctctccctctctcaccctttctctctctccctctctcgccctTTTCACTCTCCCTGTTTAAGATCTCTCACTTTCTAATTAATGTTTTAACTTATTGCAAGCATGAGCTAGAAAAAGCAAAGTTAGTTTAAAACAAGTTACACTTATTTGGTATACgctaaatattttatcttcatcTCTAATCTCCGCAATAGGTACCCTAATCTtagcatatttatttttctgctctcACATTTCCTGACAATAATCCATCGTTCAGGGCGGAGTATACCCTCTCCAACCTCCTCCACAATA
This DNA window, taken from Octopus bimaculoides isolate UCB-OBI-ISO-001 chromosome 9, ASM119413v2, whole genome shotgun sequence, encodes the following:
- the LOC128248761 gene encoding uncharacterized protein LOC128248761, translating into MVHHFRNLFQVLLIAFANEVIKQSYCLVENLECYPSICDAESLQRRCSCHQYCNLYNECCSDVISETIIEHGTLSTDYSCRKINDNKSDSYFLFDRCPSDHSVTEHVTYCETPDENDRLYNIPALGKKTKRLYRNLFCALCNGEEYILWTVHYKCNHQMDIDLSLFSQMLRNNHCNVSIEAPSNFSDYQYPCTDYVSSCPIKLTNATLVSSCVFEPMSMVKSNGTNFRNTHCAICNSVDINDTECNISVSGEKSYEIEMYTFKAIFNYNNNTVEVLNASNEKNYFKKLPPCSHGFVYDELKNECRQVEFNSVLNCTTKRLKESEYHFTSDGFLYLNSSQTWLNQSEFSRDPQGISICVNDHETGWQFLEVFFILMYIGILSSVVAIFITITVYLCIPELRTLPGKLIMGLLFSMFATEFVLYINIHTKFQLPCIIVMPLMHYFILTSVLWMNVISFDAFYTFSGIIKFPVAEKQGKRFIFYSLYAWITPLVIVIAALLFYLKIPHENYCLYLNDVISAFAIPITAILLINTLMFFITAICLYLARKSTSKYLGLRKKRGFMIYFKLSLIMGITWAFLPIFAYANMDDAIVICFTLNTYVGIIIVFNTFPAALTRNTGVKRALVAPLWLASTFLLPTKSMVVELNMSTYAAGSIKYIFSMRHHFCNLLHILLIAFGNQVIQLSYCSVKNIECYPSLCDTESLQRRCSCHKHCYLYNECCSDVINETISDLGTSLMDYSCRKISDNKIESYFLFDRCPSEHSVTEHVTYCETPNENDQLYNIPALGKRTKRLYRNLFCALCNEEEYILWTVHYKCNHQMDIDLSHFLHILRNNHCNVSIEAPQNFREYQYPCTDYISSCPTKFTNTSLDSPCMFEPMAIVRSNGTSFRNIHCAICNGIGINNIECNVTISLNVSHGKKEYSLIAIFNYNHNTVELLNANNEKVYLKELPYCSPGFLYDELKNECRQVDFSFILKCTPERLDDSEYSFTLDGYIYLNSSRTLLNQSEFIRDPQGISICADIYNIDAPMDLKIYLLFSGILSSSVALIITVTVYFSIPKLRTLPGKLTIGLLSSMFVTQVVYFIEIVMQRRLVCNVFDIFFHYFMLATAFWMNVISFDASYKFSGIIKFPIAEKQGKRFILYSLYAWMSPLIFVIATLIYLQIISPKDPDEYFCWYDRNGLLTWFVGVPLITILSMNMLIFSVTVVGLCLARKNSSNHLGVRKDVGIMIYFKLSLIMGLTWYFMPLFAFAEIYDVYDVSIIVNAFIGLIISITLLSTKVVRRHFKQSCSKCWYKMHC